In a genomic window of Occallatibacter riparius:
- a CDS encoding MgtC/SapB family protein yields MSISLAHFSQPYNFDWLQQQVIANGAIGRLLLACVLGAMVGLDREVHRKAAGVRTNLLICMGSALFTLLSAVLAGENGPKGQVASNIVQGIGFLGAGVILHNRSRISGLTSAASIWVVASIGMAAGAGLYATAAVGTVIAIVSLEIVGILERRGNLKGFPLVYEARGSNETLMLTSILDAMDRCGERLTDVGRDAIGDLQRINFVLTATSKKHAQLQSRLKTETAIDSIHTFRDPEED; encoded by the coding sequence ATGAGCATATCCCTGGCCCATTTCTCACAGCCCTATAACTTCGATTGGTTGCAACAGCAGGTGATTGCGAACGGCGCGATAGGGCGTCTGCTGCTTGCATGCGTACTCGGGGCCATGGTTGGCCTTGACCGCGAGGTGCACCGCAAAGCTGCCGGCGTTCGAACCAATCTGCTGATCTGCATGGGAAGCGCATTGTTCACGCTGCTCTCGGCGGTGCTTGCGGGAGAGAACGGTCCAAAGGGTCAGGTAGCCTCAAACATTGTGCAGGGGATCGGCTTTCTGGGCGCGGGAGTGATTTTGCACAACCGCAGCCGCATCAGCGGGCTCACCAGCGCGGCGAGCATCTGGGTTGTGGCCTCGATCGGCATGGCGGCGGGAGCCGGACTTTACGCCACCGCAGCGGTTGGCACTGTCATTGCGATTGTCAGCCTCGAGATTGTGGGAATTCTGGAGCGGCGCGGCAATCTGAAGGGCTTTCCGCTCGTCTACGAAGCGCGCGGCAGCAACGAGACTCTGATGCTAACCTCGATCTTGGATGCAATGGACCGATGCGGCGAGAGGCTGACTGACGTTGGCCGCGACGCCATAGGCGATCTGCAGCGAATCAATTTTGTGCTTACGGCAACATCAAAGAAGCACGCGCAACTGCAGAGCCGCTTGAAGACCGAGACTGCGATCGATTCCATTCATACATTCCGCGATCCGGAGGAAGATTGA
- the mpl gene encoding UDP-N-acetylmuramate:L-alanyl-gamma-D-glutamyl-meso-diaminopimelate ligase: MSQSQKHIHLSGICGTAMASIAGLLQLQGHRITGSDNAAYPPMSDMLRELGIPVLEPYSESNLDQVPDLVVIGNALSRGNPEVERVLDQRIPFASMAALTHDEFLKGRESLVVAGTHGKTTTTSMLAWIYQVAARENPAFEPSFLVGGVAENFGSSFQLRPTRTFIIEGDEYDTAFFDKGPKFLHYFPDGLILTHVEFDHADIYANLDAVKTAFKRLVNLVPRRGVIVAYDASENVTECVSRAFCRVERYGFKADSDWRIENLRLVSGVMHWELWRAGAKWADLEMRLAGEHNALNATAAAALAANQGVPIEAIRTALAEFKSVKRRLEVRAEIDGVTIIDDFAHHPTAIRETLRALRALYPQSRLWAVLEPRSNTLRRKVLETDLVESLRNADRVVLAGVYQQQRIAEDERLHPEDVVHALNAAGTPAALCPNVEAILDEIVPKLLAGDVVAILSNGGFDGIYEKLPARLKARA; encoded by the coding sequence GTGAGCCAATCCCAAAAGCACATTCACCTGAGCGGAATCTGCGGCACGGCCATGGCGTCGATCGCGGGCCTGCTGCAACTGCAGGGACATCGGATTACCGGTTCGGACAACGCGGCCTATCCGCCCATGAGCGACATGCTGCGCGAACTCGGCATACCTGTGCTCGAGCCTTACTCGGAGTCCAATCTTGATCAGGTTCCGGACCTCGTCGTCATCGGCAATGCGCTCTCGCGCGGTAATCCCGAAGTGGAGCGCGTGCTCGATCAGCGCATTCCGTTCGCGTCGATGGCCGCGTTGACGCACGATGAGTTTCTGAAGGGGCGCGAGTCGCTGGTTGTGGCTGGCACGCACGGCAAGACGACCACGACGAGCATGCTTGCGTGGATTTACCAGGTTGCGGCGCGTGAGAATCCCGCGTTCGAGCCGTCGTTCCTCGTCGGCGGCGTGGCGGAGAACTTCGGATCGAGCTTTCAGTTGCGGCCAACGCGCACCTTCATCATTGAAGGTGATGAGTATGACACGGCCTTCTTCGACAAGGGACCGAAGTTTCTGCATTACTTTCCCGATGGGCTGATCCTCACGCACGTCGAGTTCGACCACGCGGATATCTACGCCAATCTCGACGCGGTAAAGACAGCGTTCAAGCGCCTGGTGAACCTGGTTCCGCGGCGTGGCGTGATCGTAGCTTATGACGCAAGCGAGAATGTGACCGAGTGCGTGTCGCGCGCGTTCTGCCGCGTGGAGCGCTATGGATTCAAAGCTGACTCGGACTGGCGGATAGAGAATCTGCGGCTCGTAAGCGGCGTGATGCACTGGGAGCTGTGGCGCGCAGGCGCGAAATGGGCTGATCTCGAGATGAGGCTCGCCGGCGAACACAATGCGCTGAACGCGACCGCCGCCGCTGCGCTGGCTGCGAATCAAGGCGTTCCGATAGAGGCGATCCGGACGGCGCTGGCTGAGTTCAAGAGCGTGAAGCGGCGGCTGGAGGTGCGCGCTGAGATCGACGGCGTCACCATCATCGATGACTTCGCGCACCATCCGACAGCCATTCGGGAGACACTGCGGGCGCTGCGGGCGCTCTATCCGCAGTCGCGACTGTGGGCGGTGCTGGAGCCGCGATCGAACACGCTTCGGCGCAAGGTGCTAGAGACTGATCTTGTCGAGAGCCTGCGGAATGCTGATCGTGTGGTGCTCGCCGGCGTCTATCAGCAGCAGAGGATTGCCGAGGACGAGCGGCTGCATCCGGAGGATGTGGTGCATGCGCTGAACGCGGCTGGAACACCGGCCGCGCTCTGCCCCAACGTGGAAGCCATACTCGACGAGATTGTTCCGAAGCTGCTGGCGGGCGATGTGGTGGCGATACTTTCCAATGGCGGCTTTGATGGCATTTATGAGAAGCTGCCCGCGCGCCTGAAGGCTCGTGCGTAG
- a CDS encoding class I SAM-dependent methyltransferase — translation MGPDHAWEKWGAQDPYYGVLSDPRFRCNKLTDDSLKEFFATGQHHIEHMLETIRKTHSDFQPKRVMDYGCGVGRLLRPLSQIADTVGVDISESMLNEAQKNCPEATLIHPERLNSLAQNFDLIHSHLVFQHIPVRTGEGVLRQLVGLLSPNGIGVIHLTFLVRRLGRLPIPVWDAMQKMRGRSKLFHGLMNLKDGRPFNQPQMQMNNYNLNRIFAILRDANCSIFHVEFTSDLFPGAVLYFKRGCEHVERTCLSWVALSAAPGRAALDAP, via the coding sequence ATGGGCCCTGATCACGCATGGGAAAAGTGGGGAGCGCAAGACCCCTACTACGGAGTGCTGAGCGATCCCCGCTTCAGATGCAACAAGCTGACCGATGATTCCCTGAAGGAGTTCTTCGCGACCGGCCAGCATCACATTGAGCATATGCTTGAGACCATTCGCAAGACGCATTCCGACTTCCAGCCGAAGAGGGTTATGGACTATGGATGCGGCGTGGGCCGGCTCCTGCGTCCCCTGTCCCAAATCGCAGATACGGTCGGCGTCGATATATCCGAAAGCATGTTGAACGAGGCCCAGAAGAACTGCCCCGAAGCGACGTTGATACATCCCGAACGGCTGAACAGCCTTGCGCAAAACTTCGATCTGATTCACTCGCATCTTGTCTTTCAGCACATCCCTGTCCGCACGGGCGAAGGCGTTCTCCGGCAACTTGTCGGGCTGCTTTCTCCCAATGGAATCGGCGTGATCCACCTGACGTTTCTGGTGCGGCGACTCGGGAGGCTTCCGATACCCGTTTGGGATGCGATGCAGAAAATGCGTGGCCGATCAAAGCTCTTTCACGGCTTGATGAACCTCAAGGATGGTCGTCCGTTCAATCAGCCGCAGATGCAAATGAACAATTACAACCTGAACCGCATTTTCGCTATACTGCGAGACGCGAACTGCTCAATCTTCCATGTCGAGTTCACATCGGATTTGTTCCCCGGCGCGGTGCTGTACTTCAAAAGGGGCTGTGAGCATGTGGAGCGCACATGTCTGTCGTGGGTGGCCCTGAGCGCCGCTCCGGGGAGGGCTGCCTTGGATGCTCCCTGA
- a CDS encoding peptidase associated/transthyretin-like domain-containing protein: protein MSGKTILFFFCSALLAATITAQQKHTSKPEGTGIVSGRVFCANTNTPARKASVVLVPADAVDGLGSDGNKGIDFGGNAVETLLDGSFTIPKVAPGVYYVMASAPGYISPLAPLFVPTAEPTNQNAGKKPVISAPRITVQANLPSTVTVGIDRGAAVSGTVLYDDGSPASDVDLQLLVRSKGKWISIPQIPGERASHIGSTDDQGHYRIAGLPPGEYVLDAELTLSTTTFTTDAQGRYVAMSNHIYVADVYSGGTTRTKDAVPFKLTAGDERPGEDIYIPLSKLHTVRGSLIAARDGHLLNGGKVSLLYTDDHSVAYDTNLSKDEETFTLNYVLEGDYILRVDAVSDVEYREVPVPGGFQPTRIESRTVHTYGAIEQPLHVAGEISDAVISVPEQSAQKTGLAQ from the coding sequence ATGAGCGGAAAGACTATTCTCTTCTTCTTCTGTTCGGCCTTACTTGCCGCCACGATCACGGCGCAGCAGAAGCATACAAGCAAACCTGAGGGAACAGGGATCGTCTCGGGCCGGGTGTTCTGTGCCAACACAAACACACCGGCTCGAAAAGCAAGTGTCGTTCTTGTACCTGCCGATGCAGTGGACGGGCTTGGCAGCGACGGGAACAAGGGGATTGACTTTGGCGGTAACGCCGTCGAAACGCTCCTCGATGGCAGCTTCACTATCCCGAAAGTTGCGCCGGGGGTGTATTACGTTATGGCCTCCGCGCCGGGCTATATCTCACCACTAGCGCCACTTTTTGTTCCGACGGCTGAACCCACCAACCAAAATGCTGGAAAGAAGCCCGTAATATCAGCGCCTCGAATCACGGTGCAGGCTAATCTGCCGTCCACAGTCACAGTGGGCATCGATCGAGGCGCAGCCGTCAGCGGCACTGTCTTATACGACGATGGCAGTCCAGCCAGCGACGTCGATCTCCAGTTGCTGGTGCGGTCGAAAGGCAAGTGGATATCCATTCCACAAATTCCCGGCGAACGGGCTTCTCACATCGGCTCTACTGATGATCAGGGCCATTACAGAATTGCCGGTCTGCCTCCTGGCGAATATGTCCTCGATGCAGAGCTGACATTATCTACAACTACTTTCACAACCGACGCGCAGGGTAGGTATGTGGCGATGTCGAATCATATTTACGTGGCAGACGTATATTCCGGCGGCACAACGCGCACCAAGGACGCCGTTCCTTTCAAGCTCACAGCGGGTGACGAGCGACCCGGCGAAGACATCTACATCCCGCTCAGCAAACTACACACTGTTCGCGGAAGCCTTATCGCGGCGCGGGATGGTCATCTTCTCAACGGAGGAAAGGTCTCCTTGCTATACACGGACGACCACTCCGTTGCATACGATACGAATCTATCGAAAGATGAGGAGACATTCACTCTCAACTACGTCCTCGAGGGAGACTACATCCTTCGCGTCGATGCGGTTTCTGATGTCGAGTACCGGGAAGTGCCGGTTCCGGGGGGATTTCAGCCCACCAGAATCGAGTCGCGAACGGTCCACACTTACGGAGCTATTGAGCAGCCGCTCCACGTTGCCGGCGAAATCAGTGACGCAGTCATCTCGGTTCCTGAGCAGTCCGCACAGAAGACGGGTTTGGCGCAGTAG
- a CDS encoding lysophospholipid acyltransferase family protein: MFASLLLIVTIVVLGIPAALICIPYAMVTGNATPLYNASMAIVRTAFRLARIRVDIEGMERVPAHTACIFMANHISNLDPPALFPRLPGRTSAFLKRSLMKIPVLGYGMKLGEFVPVDREGRVESAIESVAEARRVLEKGLHITTFVEGTRSRDGRLLPFKKGPFYLAMQTGAPVVPISIYGTEQMMAKGSMAIKQGTAHIVFHEPIEPQAFATREELMEAVRVSIASGLPEWMRG; the protein is encoded by the coding sequence ATGTTCGCGTCGCTCCTATTAATCGTCACCATCGTGGTTCTCGGGATTCCCGCGGCCTTGATCTGCATTCCTTATGCGATGGTGACGGGCAATGCGACTCCTCTGTACAACGCGTCGATGGCGATTGTGCGGACGGCGTTCCGGCTGGCGCGGATCCGCGTCGACATTGAAGGCATGGAGCGCGTACCGGCACATACCGCGTGTATCTTCATGGCGAACCACATCTCGAACCTCGATCCGCCTGCGCTCTTCCCACGCCTGCCGGGGCGGACGTCGGCGTTCCTCAAGCGGTCGCTGATGAAGATTCCAGTGCTGGGCTACGGGATGAAGCTCGGCGAGTTTGTTCCGGTCGATCGTGAGGGCCGCGTGGAAAGCGCCATTGAGAGCGTGGCGGAGGCGCGGCGGGTTTTGGAGAAGGGGCTGCACATCACGACGTTCGTGGAAGGAACACGCTCGCGCGACGGGCGTCTGCTGCCCTTCAAGAAGGGGCCGTTCTACCTGGCTATGCAGACTGGCGCGCCGGTGGTGCCGATCTCGATCTATGGGACCGAGCAGATGATGGCCAAGGGCAGCATGGCGATCAAGCAAGGGACGGCGCATATCGTCTTCCACGAACCCATTGAGCCGCAGGCATTTGCGACGCGGGAGGAGCTGATGGAGGCGGTGCGGGTTTCGATTGCTTCTGGTTTGCCGGAGTGGATGCGGGGCTGA
- the dapF gene encoding diaminopimelate epimerase, producing the protein MIPFIKAHACGNDFLIVTEDAATGRDWAELTRKLCERNTGVGADGVEFFAWTNESGPGPKSGRIRLHNSDGSIAEISGNGTRCVAAWMAEATNARAGDSLEIETDAGLRVCHVNAVNHAGEFTVDITTGMGVPLFARRTVTIPGGVQVEGVEVSTGNPHFVIIVDNPDFEVDGQRWPSIGQQICGHPDFPHQTNIEFVRILSASEIEIRIFERGVGPTTSSGTGTSASATAAIALHGCTSPLRVIAPGGAQTVLWNGPDTEMHLTGPAALIARGEAW; encoded by the coding sequence TTGATTCCCTTCATCAAGGCCCACGCTTGCGGCAACGACTTTCTCATTGTGACCGAAGATGCGGCGACAGGCCGCGACTGGGCGGAACTGACGCGCAAACTGTGCGAGCGCAACACGGGAGTAGGCGCCGATGGAGTCGAGTTTTTCGCCTGGACGAATGAATCCGGTCCAGGGCCGAAGTCTGGGCGTATCCGCCTCCATAACTCTGACGGCTCCATTGCCGAAATCAGCGGCAACGGTACGCGCTGCGTCGCTGCCTGGATGGCGGAGGCGACGAATGCTCGCGCCGGGGATTCCCTTGAAATCGAGACCGACGCCGGGCTGCGCGTGTGCCACGTCAATGCGGTGAATCATGCAGGGGAGTTCACGGTCGACATCACGACTGGCATGGGCGTGCCACTGTTTGCGCGGCGCACAGTGACGATTCCGGGCGGCGTGCAGGTAGAAGGCGTTGAGGTTTCTACCGGCAATCCGCATTTCGTGATCATCGTGGACAATCCTGATTTTGAAGTGGATGGCCAGCGCTGGCCGAGCATCGGACAACAGATCTGCGGCCACCCCGACTTCCCTCACCAGACCAACATCGAGTTCGTCCGCATCCTGAGCGCGAGCGAGATCGAGATTCGCATCTTCGAGCGCGGCGTGGGACCGACCACTTCGTCAGGAACGGGAACGTCTGCGTCAGCGACTGCGGCCATCGCGCTGCACGGATGCACGTCGCCACTGCGTGTGATCGCGCCGGGAGGCGCACAGACTGTTTTGTGGAACGGGCCCGACACGGAAATGCATCTCACCGGTCCAGCGGCGCTGATTGCGCGGGGTGAGGCTTGGTAA
- a CDS encoding S66 peptidase family protein, translating to MESAPLVRLAPVEEGAGVSIVAPASFARQDRIDDGVKGLQAAGFVPRFAENALARGPLFFAGTPEQRISDLHSAFADTEAHMIMALRGGYGSNYLLDRLDLELIRSHPKPFFAYSDLTGIQLHLLDKLGLPVFHGPMLAADFYLEDGVHLASFNAALAGEPYTVGAAEGLRSLRKGSASGTLYGGCLSIIVSLLGTAYEPQTEGKLLFLEDVGAKPYQIDRMLWQLRHAGKLDGVRGIVFGEMLDCASPGVGPELLEQAILSALEGIDVPVAFGLRSGHVSRQNVTLTFGVQAELEMGEETELRIFEPAVKKSENR from the coding sequence ATGGAGTCGGCTCCGCTGGTTCGTCTTGCGCCGGTAGAAGAGGGCGCAGGCGTGAGTATCGTTGCGCCCGCGTCATTCGCGCGGCAGGATCGCATCGATGATGGTGTCAAGGGGCTTCAGGCCGCGGGCTTTGTGCCTCGGTTCGCGGAAAACGCACTGGCGCGCGGGCCGCTGTTTTTCGCGGGAACGCCCGAGCAGCGGATATCTGATCTCCATTCGGCTTTTGCTGACACGGAAGCCCACATGATCATGGCACTTCGCGGAGGCTATGGATCGAATTACCTGCTCGACAGGCTTGATCTGGAGCTAATTCGCAGCCATCCAAAGCCGTTTTTTGCGTACAGCGATTTGACTGGTATTCAGCTTCATCTGCTCGACAAGCTCGGGCTTCCGGTCTTTCACGGGCCCATGCTGGCCGCTGACTTTTATCTCGAAGACGGCGTGCACCTGGCGAGTTTCAACGCGGCGCTTGCCGGCGAGCCCTATACGGTGGGAGCAGCGGAGGGTCTGCGCAGTTTGCGTAAGGGAAGTGCAAGCGGCACGCTCTACGGAGGCTGCCTGAGCATTATCGTTTCGCTGCTTGGCACTGCGTACGAGCCGCAGACGGAGGGCAAGCTCCTCTTCCTCGAGGACGTCGGCGCGAAGCCGTATCAGATCGACCGCATGTTGTGGCAGCTCCGGCATGCCGGTAAACTCGACGGCGTGCGAGGCATCGTCTTCGGCGAGATGCTCGATTGCGCTTCGCCCGGTGTGGGTCCCGAACTGCTCGAGCAGGCGATTCTGAGCGCGCTTGAGGGCATTGATGTTCCCGTGGCTTTCGGGCTGCGGAGCGGGCACGTTTCGCGACAGAACGTGACTCTTACGTTTGGCGTGCAGGCGGAACTTGAGATGGGCGAGGAGACGGAGCTGCGCATCTTCGAACCCGCCGTGAAGAAATCCGAGAATAGATAG
- a CDS encoding NfeD family protein — MFRLLANHTNRPSRPMRGLLLAFSLLTFLLAAAHAQQPLIEKFVLNDTIQPVSAGQLDRALALANTDGAAALLIQVNTPGGLVESMRGMAGAILSSKVPVIIYVAPAGARAASAGFFLLEAADIAAMAPGTNAGAAHVVYEFGKPDQTLEQKIENDAEAFLRSYVGRRNRNIDAAIAAVQSSHSYSAEEALNQHLIDLTASSESELLQKLDGREITRLDGSKQTLHLANARIQTFKSSMREDLLDWLVNPNIALLLLVGGGLLIYLEFNTPGTIVPGALGTLMVLLAIFALNLLPIRYTAVMLLLAAAVLLVLEAKFGGHGALAIAGIVCLTLGTLTLIAAPIPELAVNPWVAIAISAGFGGITVLLVRIAMRARHLKQRLGFDALVGKAASAMEPLTPQGHVLVDGEIWQATADQEVPAGTPLRVIGHKDFLLEVTPTRSGPAA, encoded by the coding sequence ATGTTTCGACTGCTTGCGAACCACACCAATCGGCCGAGCCGGCCCATGCGCGGGCTCCTTCTCGCATTCAGCCTGCTCACCTTTCTTCTCGCCGCAGCCCACGCCCAGCAGCCCCTCATCGAAAAGTTCGTCCTCAACGACACCATCCAGCCGGTCAGCGCCGGTCAACTTGACCGAGCCCTGGCCCTGGCCAACACCGACGGCGCCGCGGCGCTTCTCATCCAGGTAAACACCCCCGGCGGCCTCGTCGAGTCCATGCGCGGAATGGCCGGAGCCATCCTCAGTTCGAAAGTGCCGGTCATTATCTACGTAGCCCCGGCGGGCGCGCGCGCCGCTTCGGCCGGCTTCTTCCTGCTTGAAGCCGCCGACATCGCCGCCATGGCCCCCGGAACCAACGCTGGCGCCGCGCATGTGGTTTACGAATTCGGCAAGCCTGACCAGACCCTGGAGCAGAAAATCGAGAACGACGCCGAGGCGTTTCTGCGTTCTTACGTGGGTCGGCGCAACCGCAACATCGACGCAGCCATAGCTGCAGTGCAGTCGTCGCATTCCTACTCCGCGGAGGAAGCGCTGAACCAGCACCTCATCGATCTAACCGCCTCCAGCGAGTCCGAACTGCTGCAAAAGCTCGACGGCCGCGAGATCACCCGCCTCGACGGCAGCAAACAGACTCTGCATCTCGCCAATGCGCGCATTCAGACCTTCAAGTCCTCCATGCGCGAAGACCTGCTCGACTGGCTCGTGAATCCCAACATCGCCTTGCTGCTGCTCGTAGGCGGCGGGTTGCTCATCTATCTCGAGTTCAACACGCCCGGAACCATCGTGCCCGGCGCACTTGGCACGCTCATGGTGCTGCTCGCGATCTTCGCGCTGAACCTGCTGCCCATCCGCTACACCGCCGTCATGCTGCTGCTGGCCGCGGCGGTGCTGCTCGTACTTGAGGCTAAATTCGGCGGCCACGGCGCCCTCGCGATAGCCGGCATCGTCTGCCTGACGCTCGGCACCCTTACCCTCATCGCGGCGCCCATTCCGGAATTAGCAGTGAATCCCTGGGTGGCTATCGCAATCAGCGCCGGCTTTGGCGGCATCACGGTCCTTTTGGTGCGCATCGCCATGCGAGCGCGTCACCTCAAGCAGCGGCTGGGCTTCGACGCGCTTGTCGGAAAGGCCGCCTCCGCCATGGAACCGCTGACACCGCAAGGGCACGTCCTCGTCGACGGTGAAATCTGGCAGGCCACTGCCGACCAGGAGGTTCCCGCGGGCACGCCTCTCCGCGTCATCGGCCACAAGGACTTCCTGCTGGAAGTCACCCCCACCCGCAGCGGACCCGCCGCTTAG
- a CDS encoding slipin family protein: MGVDSSIPVLVVIAIIVLYLINCIKILPEYERGVIFTLGRVRPLPKGPGIIFVFRPIQTIRRMSLRQEVLEVPPQDVITKDNVTIKVNAVVTLYVVDPNNAVIKVSNYLYQTSQVAQTTLRTVLGEAELDELLSHRDKLNLRIQTIIDQRTEPFGVKVVSMEVKQVDLPDTMQRAMAKQAEAERERRSKIIHAEGEFSAAQKLVDAAALLAKQPITLQLRYLQTLTEIGVEKNTTIVFPLPVELLSLLNKLPGSIPGSPAAQVDNPPRAGEV, translated from the coding sequence ATGGGCGTCGATTCTTCCATTCCGGTTCTTGTCGTCATCGCCATCATCGTCCTCTACCTCATCAACTGCATCAAGATCCTGCCTGAGTACGAGCGCGGCGTGATCTTCACCCTCGGCCGCGTACGCCCCCTGCCGAAAGGCCCGGGCATCATCTTCGTCTTCCGGCCCATCCAGACCATCCGCCGCATGTCGCTCCGCCAGGAAGTCCTCGAAGTGCCGCCGCAGGATGTGATCACCAAAGACAACGTCACCATCAAGGTCAACGCCGTAGTCACGCTCTACGTCGTCGACCCCAACAACGCCGTCATCAAGGTCAGCAACTATCTTTACCAGACCTCGCAGGTGGCCCAAACCACCCTCCGCACCGTGCTGGGCGAGGCCGAGCTCGACGAGCTCCTCAGCCATCGCGACAAGCTCAATCTGCGCATCCAGACCATCATTGACCAGCGCACCGAGCCATTCGGCGTCAAGGTCGTCTCCATGGAAGTGAAGCAGGTAGACCTGCCCGACACCATGCAGCGCGCCATGGCCAAGCAGGCCGAGGCCGAGCGCGAACGCCGATCCAAGATCATCCACGCCGAAGGCGAATTCAGTGCCGCCCAGAAGCTGGTCGATGCCGCCGCGCTCCTGGCCAAGCAGCCCATCACCCTCCAGTTGCGTTATCTCCAGACACTCACCGAGATCGGCGTCGAGAAGAACACCACCATCGTATTCCCGCTTCCGGTGGAGCTGTTGTCGCTGCTGAACAAACTCCCCGGCTCAATACCCGGATCGCCGGCCGCCCAGGTGGACAATCCACCCAGAGCGGGAGAGGTTTAG
- a CDS encoding SPOR domain-containing protein, protein MPSRFGGTAFEPMEEQARDKELTLGPAALIAMAFGLVALCALCFVWGYSTGHRAPIEAAASPAEPTGPSAAQLLAQAKPTANQASQQPHTDQTATPTDASAAAASEPSNAPSAVNAAYPAPASSPASSGDAAVVKTALPAQQSSSQASAASGQVQSALNQGSIWMVQIAAVSHSEDADVLVSALRKRGYVVSSRRDPADNLLHVQVGPFATHADASAMRQRLLNDGYNAIIEP, encoded by the coding sequence ATGCCCAGCCGTTTTGGCGGAACAGCATTCGAGCCTATGGAAGAACAGGCGCGCGACAAAGAACTCACCTTAGGCCCGGCAGCTCTGATCGCCATGGCCTTCGGGCTGGTCGCGCTCTGCGCGCTGTGCTTTGTCTGGGGCTACTCCACTGGGCATCGAGCCCCGATTGAAGCCGCGGCCTCGCCGGCTGAGCCCACCGGACCCTCCGCAGCCCAGTTGCTCGCGCAAGCCAAGCCTACGGCAAATCAGGCCAGCCAGCAGCCTCATACCGATCAAACTGCTACCCCCACGGATGCTTCCGCAGCTGCAGCTTCGGAGCCATCGAATGCCCCCTCTGCCGTAAACGCGGCCTACCCGGCCCCCGCCTCATCGCCCGCAAGCTCGGGAGATGCCGCGGTGGTGAAGACGGCTTTGCCCGCGCAACAGTCTTCTTCCCAAGCCTCTGCGGCGTCCGGCCAAGTGCAGTCCGCCCTCAACCAGGGCTCCATCTGGATGGTGCAGATTGCAGCCGTATCGCACTCCGAGGATGCGGACGTGCTGGTGAGCGCCCTGCGCAAGCGTGGCTACGTAGTTTCATCACGGCGCGACCCGGCAGACAATCTTCTCCACGTGCAGGTCGGCCCGTTCGCCACACACGCCGACGCGTCGGCCATGCGCCAGCGCCTGCTGAACGACGGCTACAACGCCATCATCGAGCCGTAG